One stretch of Bremerella cremea DNA includes these proteins:
- a CDS encoding squalene--hopene cyclase, which yields MHVSKIQLAVLCLAFSSLLATLARAEGPWEVTPQSTAALQRGLTWLAENQGPNGDWESDDLGLIGMGALAFMADGHAPGRGKFGQPLDRALNRILSSPRPSGLLNVADPQRDMYNHGLTTFVLGQAHGMTHDTRINGVLDRALKLIAFTQAEDGGWDYRAVRRENGHDLSLAVMQAKALRSAMDTGIEVAPEVVDLAISSVREHYSPEGVSRDASEVEQQKYPGQFTYTRHGGKASLAMAAAGVVCLQEFGQYDDWRIQKNMAIIHAEIAKLKEKENRQNGRLPFDAYTLYYVGQALYQVGGEDWERSYPILRDAVVESQVVRPGNLREDGHWNAGAHVGGKPGDLYGTAVGCFILAMPNRYLPILQEGRIESFQHEVP from the coding sequence ATGCACGTTTCCAAAATCCAGCTAGCCGTCCTTTGCCTGGCGTTTTCAAGCTTGCTCGCAACGCTGGCCAGGGCAGAAGGCCCCTGGGAGGTCACCCCGCAAAGTACAGCGGCCCTCCAGCGCGGTCTCACTTGGCTGGCAGAAAACCAAGGCCCCAACGGCGATTGGGAATCGGACGACTTAGGGCTGATCGGTATGGGGGCGTTGGCTTTCATGGCCGATGGGCACGCCCCGGGACGCGGTAAATTCGGACAACCACTCGACCGCGCGCTCAATCGCATTCTCTCTAGCCCTCGTCCCTCTGGGCTATTGAACGTTGCTGATCCACAGCGCGACATGTACAACCATGGGCTCACCACGTTCGTCCTTGGCCAAGCCCACGGCATGACGCACGACACGCGTATTAATGGGGTTCTCGATCGCGCTCTAAAACTCATCGCCTTCACCCAGGCCGAAGATGGCGGCTGGGACTATCGCGCCGTCCGCCGAGAAAACGGGCACGACTTGAGCTTGGCTGTGATGCAAGCCAAAGCGCTGCGAAGCGCCATGGATACCGGGATCGAAGTCGCTCCGGAAGTGGTCGACCTGGCGATTAGCAGTGTGCGCGAGCATTACAGCCCGGAAGGTGTTTCGCGAGATGCCTCGGAAGTGGAGCAGCAGAAGTACCCTGGCCAGTTCACTTACACAAGGCACGGCGGCAAGGCTTCGCTGGCCATGGCCGCTGCTGGGGTGGTTTGCCTACAAGAGTTTGGCCAATACGACGACTGGCGAATCCAAAAGAACATGGCCATCATTCACGCCGAGATCGCCAAACTGAAAGAAAAAGAAAACCGCCAGAACGGCCGCTTGCCGTTCGATGCTTACACCCTCTACTATGTCGGCCAGGCCCTCTATCAAGTTGGCGGCGAAGACTGGGAAAGGTCGTATCCGATCTTACGAGATGCCGTCGTCGAGTCGCAAGTCGTCCGCCCTGGCAACCTTCGCGAAGATGGCCACTGGAATGCCGGCGCCCACGTCGGTGGCAAACCGGGCGACCTCTACGGCACGGCGGTTGGCTGCTTTATCCTGGCGATGCCCAATCGTTATTTGCCGATCCTGCAGGAAGGACGAATCGAGTCCTTTCAGCATGAAGTACCGTAA
- a CDS encoding Gfo/Idh/MocA family protein, giving the protein MSSPQNRRNFMKLTAAAGAGFWATAGVQAQESNSPNEKINFASIGVGGKGSSDSADAGRSGNMVAICDIDKERLEKSGNFYPDAKQYTDYREMLTEMGDKIDAVTVSTPDHSHAPASAMAMKMGKHCFTQKPLTHSIWEARRLGEIAKENKVVTQMGNQGTAERGVRRAAEIIQAGAIGNVSEVHVWTNRPIWPQGVAKPEPQPVPENVDWEMFIGPAPYREYADAYHPFKWRGWWDFGTGALGDMACHTFNMAFMALNLRDPDSVVAESSGHNGQTYPKWSEITFDFPELDGRAPCKVYWYDGGKLPPPELTKDLPLGDSGKLSTSGSLLIGDAGKIYSPNDYGARFELLPEDKFAGYEGPAETIPRSPGHFKEWVEGIKGGPEPMSNFPNYAGPLSETILLGNLSVWTTGESGKGKKIEWDAKNLVAKNAPEVAEIIKPKYREGWADLV; this is encoded by the coding sequence ATGAGTTCTCCCCAGAATCGTCGTAACTTCATGAAGCTCACGGCTGCGGCCGGTGCCGGCTTCTGGGCGACTGCCGGTGTGCAGGCCCAAGAGAGCAATTCTCCGAACGAGAAGATCAACTTCGCCAGCATCGGTGTTGGTGGTAAGGGATCAAGCGACTCGGCAGATGCTGGTCGTTCCGGCAACATGGTCGCTATCTGCGATATCGACAAAGAACGCTTGGAAAAGTCGGGCAACTTCTACCCAGACGCCAAGCAATATACTGACTACCGCGAGATGCTCACCGAAATGGGTGACAAGATCGACGCCGTTACGGTCAGTACGCCAGACCACTCGCACGCTCCAGCTTCGGCCATGGCCATGAAGATGGGCAAGCACTGCTTCACCCAGAAACCGCTGACCCACAGCATTTGGGAAGCACGACGCTTGGGCGAAATCGCCAAAGAAAACAAAGTCGTTACCCAGATGGGCAACCAAGGAACGGCTGAACGTGGTGTTCGTCGCGCTGCGGAAATCATCCAAGCTGGGGCCATCGGCAATGTGAGCGAAGTTCACGTTTGGACCAACCGCCCGATTTGGCCACAAGGTGTTGCCAAGCCAGAACCGCAACCGGTTCCTGAAAACGTCGACTGGGAAATGTTCATCGGCCCAGCTCCTTACCGTGAATACGCCGACGCTTATCACCCATTCAAGTGGCGTGGTTGGTGGGACTTCGGTACCGGTGCTTTGGGCGACATGGCTTGCCATACGTTCAACATGGCCTTCATGGCATTAAACCTCCGTGACCCAGATTCCGTTGTCGCTGAATCGTCCGGTCACAACGGCCAAACCTATCCGAAGTGGTCGGAGATTACCTTCGATTTCCCAGAACTCGATGGACGTGCACCTTGCAAGGTCTATTGGTACGACGGCGGCAAGTTGCCACCACCGGAACTGACCAAGGATTTGCCTTTGGGCGACAGCGGCAAGTTGTCGACCAGCGGTAGTCTGCTGATTGGCGATGCCGGTAAGATCTACTCGCCAAACGATTACGGCGCACGCTTCGAGCTTCTACCGGAAGACAAGTTCGCCGGTTACGAAGGTCCAGCGGAAACCATTCCACGTTCCCCTGGTCACTTCAAGGAATGGGTTGAAGGCATCAAGGGTGGTCCTGAACCGATGTCCAACTTCCCGAACTACGCTGGCCCACTGTCGGAAACGATTTTGTTGGGTAACTTGTCTGTCTGGACAACCGGTGAATCGGGTAAGGGCAAAAAGATCGAATGGGATGCCAAGAACCTGGTCGCTAAGAACGCTCCAGAAGTCGCGGAAATCATCAAGCCGAAGTACCGCGAAGGTTGGGCAGACTTGGTCTAA
- a CDS encoding PQQ-binding-like beta-propeller repeat protein gives MNDQQLIELIHESPIEDFTLQQIQLLRQRLAESPELQAALADRLRMDHHLADALGASEDTTDQFVQKLLKRKQRISTRSRWSLGLGLMVLALLGVTIASLANYSGSVSPSSSVAVEQPASPDNVHPETTQPKPTPAPLPQPNHDAEGITVEPVAEASPDTAEDAKVPSVPATLPVTEIAPITFAHLTALPGSDRYDSLPRSQFDQWFAPASADLPHQIEEFREGDNPQVRLKGWFRLKGPLPAGTALRFVASDLEKLRFHFYCGDEGVTVVKYPHDYNPWYAYAMRRGEDGIQPQELSLLTNDGYRDHRSNARNYQPVAIYFDEATSELVIYRGDAEVIRAPLPGNPDQIVVSGESIIRQMNLWPITKFPPPQSPEYPIQATYEKPAELPWETKLAQNAALEKNDDGSLTFAVDSPDNNSWICTPLPGYGIRMVDLQLSHVDRSFAIFLTRADEPQQANQPREIPPPRDGIVFGKNSHTESLYARFSYVFDGGMQTDRNVWDSPSTEVGEHVWVRLFQGGGQVRGWLSRDGIHWALLDSEANNAKQPYDYLGIAAARVEGQRQLTINKIVVRELPTLTRLFPESHWRQVDQIPWQQLESSHRKASTYTLPDGSQLEPDLATSLRRYTALEYSLKGSIELCVAALREKEPAQQKAIITELLALTKTWPLEYNQKRFLTWARDRLGEIYAQQLYTSDRQENAEFRRELFNQPTINRDPQEYLSREQVNAELLAAIEQQRWADILFSCETIQRYYHHDRNRAKRDFPILNWAGGIAIRHAGRLVDSQEYLTEGRLTSLLVEDLSKEAYNISADLNAALDSGAIADACRLITQIPESAVQGLAPSASDPDHFFSVPAAIQMAVQSHQDLRKQMQSEHSDLAQLRLNSAIQRGDRKVIELVTLQFFDTLAAAQAHLWLGDQATAAGDFATSLQHYLKAARSANAELRTEIDARILMLGHTPPDGSEIPTGQLSLGSTELTAQTLVDETNVLRESIPASDPVASEDSLVVHAPAWPGNSFQPTDIRWQGNWGFDPEKRPTAIREENIDWRQRNIGTTVLNDEAFVSNRFQLIKLDLAEGKMKWQQTALNRQHGKAHDFPCTQANPLVVGDLVLCRMLHEKGFALYAFDRNTGQVQWTNNLEGQLVLATDPITVQGRVLIVTLKELAQATHSVRLSHVDLATGEILDSSDLFRIRNTWFDRGIGKIVQHQEQLLIDLGGVLASCDISGYLQWVRKQLTFPQAIDNRWAYQNQSDLVIVGNRAMSFHAGSMRIECLDIATGHLHWSQPAVTVESISHVDDQTLLVEDRQTWRLVAVEDGSTKRQISKPSAILSWLQAADGLVALVNKPPQEKDEGAKIVAVRIPFQGGEPTELQTLDLSADKTPGIGPSFYGAGQWYVWFSEDESSDQRQLLLAQ, from the coding sequence ATGAATGACCAGCAGTTGATCGAGCTGATTCACGAAAGCCCGATCGAAGATTTCACGCTTCAACAAATCCAACTTCTGCGTCAACGTCTTGCGGAATCGCCAGAGCTGCAAGCTGCCCTGGCCGACCGCTTACGGATGGACCATCACCTGGCCGATGCCCTCGGTGCCTCCGAAGACACCACCGATCAGTTTGTTCAAAAACTCCTCAAACGCAAACAACGTATCTCCACACGTTCGCGCTGGTCGCTTGGTTTAGGGCTGATGGTTTTGGCCCTGCTGGGCGTCACCATCGCAAGTCTGGCGAACTATTCTGGTAGCGTCAGTCCCAGCAGTTCCGTTGCCGTGGAACAACCCGCTTCGCCCGACAACGTTCATCCCGAGACTACGCAACCTAAGCCAACGCCTGCCCCCCTTCCCCAGCCCAACCATGACGCAGAAGGCATTACCGTCGAGCCAGTGGCTGAAGCCAGTCCCGACACGGCAGAGGATGCGAAGGTTCCATCAGTGCCCGCTACCTTGCCGGTTACCGAAATCGCTCCCATCACGTTCGCTCATCTAACCGCTTTGCCTGGTTCAGATCGTTACGACTCGCTCCCGCGCAGCCAATTCGACCAGTGGTTTGCCCCTGCGTCGGCAGACCTGCCCCATCAGATCGAAGAGTTTCGCGAAGGGGACAATCCTCAGGTTCGCTTGAAAGGGTGGTTCCGTTTGAAGGGCCCCTTGCCTGCTGGTACGGCCCTCCGTTTTGTGGCTTCCGATTTGGAAAAGTTGCGGTTCCATTTTTACTGCGGTGACGAAGGGGTCACGGTTGTGAAGTATCCGCACGACTACAACCCGTGGTATGCCTATGCCATGCGGCGCGGGGAAGATGGCATCCAGCCGCAGGAACTCTCGTTGCTGACCAACGACGGCTATCGCGACCATCGCAGCAATGCCCGGAACTATCAGCCGGTCGCCATCTACTTCGACGAGGCAACCAGCGAGTTAGTCATCTACCGTGGCGACGCCGAGGTCATTCGTGCCCCGCTGCCAGGCAATCCGGACCAGATCGTTGTCTCCGGCGAGTCCATTATTCGCCAAATGAATCTCTGGCCTATCACCAAGTTCCCTCCGCCTCAATCGCCCGAGTATCCCATTCAGGCAACCTACGAAAAACCCGCCGAGTTGCCCTGGGAAACCAAGTTGGCTCAGAACGCTGCCTTGGAAAAGAACGACGATGGGAGCCTCACGTTTGCCGTTGATTCCCCTGACAACAACAGTTGGATCTGCACCCCGTTGCCCGGCTATGGTATTCGGATGGTCGACCTGCAACTCTCACACGTCGATCGCTCATTCGCTATTTTCCTCACACGCGCAGACGAACCCCAGCAAGCAAACCAACCTCGCGAGATCCCACCACCTCGCGACGGAATTGTTTTCGGCAAAAACAGCCACACCGAGAGCCTCTATGCCCGCTTCTCGTATGTTTTTGATGGAGGCATGCAAACCGACCGAAACGTGTGGGATTCTCCTTCAACCGAAGTGGGAGAGCATGTTTGGGTACGGCTATTCCAAGGGGGTGGCCAGGTCCGAGGTTGGCTCAGTCGCGATGGTATCCACTGGGCTCTGCTCGACAGCGAAGCCAACAATGCCAAGCAACCTTACGATTACCTCGGCATCGCAGCCGCTCGGGTGGAAGGCCAACGCCAGCTGACGATCAACAAGATTGTCGTTCGCGAACTTCCCACGCTGACCAGGCTTTTCCCTGAAAGCCACTGGCGCCAAGTCGATCAAATACCGTGGCAACAACTGGAAAGCTCGCACCGAAAAGCTTCTACGTACACCTTGCCCGACGGCAGCCAACTCGAGCCCGATTTGGCGACGTCGCTTCGCCGTTATACGGCCCTGGAATACTCGCTCAAGGGAAGCATCGAACTATGCGTAGCAGCACTCCGCGAGAAGGAACCTGCTCAGCAAAAAGCGATCATCACCGAGCTATTAGCTCTCACCAAAACCTGGCCGCTAGAGTACAACCAAAAACGATTTCTGACCTGGGCACGTGACCGTCTCGGCGAGATTTACGCCCAGCAGTTGTACACCTCCGACCGGCAAGAGAACGCGGAGTTTCGGCGCGAGCTGTTTAATCAGCCAACGATTAATCGTGATCCTCAAGAGTATCTTTCGCGCGAGCAAGTCAACGCCGAGCTTCTCGCGGCAATCGAACAACAGCGCTGGGCCGATATCCTTTTCAGCTGCGAGACCATTCAGCGTTATTATCACCACGATCGCAATCGAGCCAAACGTGACTTTCCGATTCTAAACTGGGCTGGCGGTATTGCGATTCGTCATGCTGGCCGCTTGGTCGACTCGCAAGAATATTTAACCGAAGGTCGTTTGACATCCCTCTTGGTGGAAGACCTCAGCAAAGAAGCCTACAACATCAGTGCCGACTTGAACGCAGCGCTCGATAGCGGAGCGATCGCAGATGCGTGCCGCCTGATTACCCAAATCCCCGAATCGGCCGTGCAAGGTCTCGCCCCTTCGGCCAGCGACCCAGACCATTTTTTCTCGGTCCCGGCCGCAATTCAAATGGCCGTACAAAGCCACCAAGATCTCCGCAAACAGATGCAGTCCGAGCATTCCGATCTCGCTCAGTTACGTCTCAATTCCGCGATACAACGTGGCGACCGGAAAGTGATCGAACTGGTCACGCTCCAATTCTTCGATACCCTTGCTGCCGCCCAAGCTCACCTGTGGCTAGGCGACCAAGCCACGGCAGCAGGAGACTTTGCCACCTCGCTTCAGCACTACCTCAAAGCGGCGCGGTCTGCCAATGCAGAATTGCGAACGGAAATCGATGCCCGCATCTTGATGCTTGGCCATACTCCGCCTGACGGAAGCGAGATTCCGACCGGCCAGCTGTCGCTCGGTTCGACCGAGCTCACCGCGCAAACCCTTGTTGACGAAACCAATGTTTTGCGAGAGTCGATCCCCGCGAGTGATCCTGTCGCATCGGAAGATTCTCTCGTCGTCCACGCCCCAGCTTGGCCCGGGAATTCGTTCCAACCAACCGATATCCGCTGGCAAGGCAACTGGGGCTTCGATCCAGAAAAGCGACCGACCGCAATCCGGGAAGAAAACATCGATTGGCGACAACGCAACATCGGTACCACTGTTCTGAACGACGAAGCGTTCGTCAGCAATCGTTTCCAACTGATCAAGCTCGATCTTGCCGAAGGCAAGATGAAGTGGCAGCAAACCGCACTCAATCGACAGCATGGTAAAGCGCACGATTTCCCCTGCACCCAGGCGAACCCGCTGGTCGTAGGCGACCTCGTCCTCTGCCGCATGCTCCACGAAAAAGGATTCGCACTTTACGCGTTCGATCGCAACACAGGCCAAGTTCAATGGACGAACAACTTGGAAGGCCAGCTGGTTCTGGCCACCGATCCCATTACCGTTCAAGGTCGGGTTTTGATTGTCACCCTTAAAGAACTTGCCCAGGCCACGCATTCGGTTCGACTTTCTCATGTCGATCTGGCCACCGGCGAGATCCTCGACAGCAGCGACTTGTTTCGCATCCGCAACACTTGGTTCGATCGCGGCATCGGCAAGATCGTTCAGCACCAGGAACAACTTTTAATCGACCTAGGAGGTGTGCTGGCCTCGTGTGATATCTCTGGGTATCTCCAATGGGTTCGCAAGCAGTTGACGTTCCCGCAGGCTATCGACAATCGCTGGGCATACCAGAACCAAAGCGATCTCGTTATTGTCGGTAACCGGGCGATGTCTTTTCATGCTGGAAGCATGCGGATCGAGTGCTTGGATATCGCGACCGGGCACCTCCACTGGTCCCAGCCAGCGGTGACGGTCGAAAGTATTTCCCATGTTGACGATCAGACCCTTCTTGTCGAGGACAGGCAAACATGGCGACTGGTTGCCGTGGAAGATGGAAGCACGAAGCGACAAATCAGCAAGCCCTCAGCGATACTCTCGTGGCTGCAAGCAGCCGATGGGCTTGTTGCGTTGGTCAACAAGCCCCCTCAGGAAAAAGACGAAGGAGCAAAAATCGTCGCCGTACGAATTCCTTTTCAAGGTGGCGAACCAACCGAACTTCAAACGCTTGATCTCTCTGCCGATAAAACTCCCGGCATAGGCCCCTCATTTTACGGGGCTGGGCAGTGGTACGTTTGGTTTTCCGAAGACGAGAGCAGCGACCAGCGCCAGCTTTTGCTGGCCCAGTGA
- a CDS encoding BatA domain-containing protein, which translates to MFPTFVASGFAIAGAVMMLGPALIHLLNRNRYRTVQWAAMDFLLEAMQTNRRILRIRDLLLMILRAAALLLFGLALARPYFASPTDNPASAATSRPPHAILVIDNSLSSTLESISGSVLDQAKQQARQFVETLPANSRISILPLCGSQSQRISDPFSSRLDAVDAIDKVAATHGAGELSHALNQARSLAEATASHAPNVVIFGDQQAAQWQRLARTNPPEEAMPVLVVGNESPPPDNAWIEEFGLPDGLAELGLTSRFVATIGYHGKAPRSNVPVTLKVRGNEIETKFVDFPSGDSTHTLFFDYVFDPMDIDPTRNTSIPISISLAGDALTADDSRSLVVPLIAATPVVFIDQWSEAEESPDLGRVGDTWTLRQLLSPKSDSSRAEQHLIRAIHLSQREAEGETLRAALRDARLTIVSGIEAPSANLVDTLHSYVRQGGQLAIAASDTFNPAAWNDVAWRNGQGILPRPLRNETIGHSLDELSEDLRPFRIASPGLLDHAYFQIANLDENQLLDLYTDALFFKTVVPQTEASSAASPPRDEERWLSWSPPVSQLPTSDVASTTSSAVATTIAQFDNGIDFVVERKMGQGKVVFFSSGVSSNWSTLPSTNAVLIFDRVLRNQLASTFQRINFTVGETALLPLPAGAGDANVQVESPGSGVVSSVPPRFLNDTTRGVLLDNLNTAGLYWLSDRAMADPLSPSSETSSRYRIPISAKPVAWESELVRLDQQAFEALGLPGQFRWQASTASLTNAGLHLSGHSWWQWLICLVIVLLLAEMTIAATPSWLSWLVRRKANGEASAS; encoded by the coding sequence ATGTTTCCCACGTTCGTAGCCTCTGGATTTGCGATTGCCGGCGCCGTGATGATGCTTGGCCCTGCGTTGATTCACTTGTTGAATCGAAATCGCTATCGCACGGTCCAGTGGGCGGCGATGGATTTTCTGCTGGAAGCCATGCAGACGAATCGCCGCATACTGCGTATCCGCGACTTGCTGCTGATGATCCTCCGTGCGGCCGCGCTGCTGTTGTTTGGGCTAGCCTTAGCTCGCCCCTACTTTGCTTCGCCCACCGATAACCCCGCATCCGCCGCCACATCGCGACCACCGCATGCGATTCTCGTCATCGACAACAGTCTCAGCAGCACGCTGGAATCGATCTCTGGTTCGGTCCTCGACCAGGCAAAACAGCAAGCTCGCCAGTTTGTCGAAACCCTTCCGGCGAATAGCCGAATATCGATTCTACCGCTATGTGGCAGCCAGTCTCAGCGAATTTCCGATCCTTTCTCGTCTCGATTAGATGCCGTCGATGCGATCGATAAAGTCGCCGCCACGCATGGGGCCGGCGAATTGTCCCATGCGTTGAACCAAGCACGTAGTTTGGCGGAAGCAACCGCTTCGCATGCGCCGAATGTTGTGATTTTCGGCGATCAACAAGCCGCCCAGTGGCAACGTTTGGCCCGCACCAATCCTCCGGAAGAAGCAATGCCGGTGCTGGTCGTTGGCAACGAGAGTCCCCCGCCAGATAATGCCTGGATCGAGGAGTTCGGTTTACCGGATGGCCTGGCCGAACTTGGGTTGACTTCACGGTTCGTCGCGACGATCGGCTACCATGGCAAGGCGCCTCGCAGTAACGTACCGGTAACGTTGAAAGTGCGTGGCAACGAAATCGAAACGAAATTTGTCGACTTCCCCTCGGGTGATTCTACCCATACGCTTTTCTTTGATTACGTGTTCGATCCGATGGACATCGATCCGACTCGTAACACGTCCATTCCGATTTCCATTAGCCTAGCAGGCGACGCCCTTACGGCAGACGACTCGCGGTCGTTGGTCGTTCCTTTGATTGCGGCAACGCCGGTTGTCTTCATCGACCAGTGGAGCGAAGCAGAAGAATCGCCAGACTTAGGCCGTGTCGGCGATACTTGGACTCTGCGTCAATTGCTCAGTCCCAAGTCGGATTCAAGCCGTGCAGAACAACACTTGATCCGCGCGATTCACCTTTCCCAGCGCGAAGCTGAAGGCGAAACGCTGCGTGCCGCGCTGCGGGATGCGCGTTTGACGATCGTTTCTGGAATCGAAGCACCTTCGGCTAACCTGGTCGATACGCTCCATTCTTACGTTCGCCAAGGGGGGCAACTGGCAATCGCCGCGAGCGACACTTTCAATCCGGCGGCCTGGAACGACGTTGCTTGGCGTAACGGTCAGGGGATCTTGCCTCGCCCTTTGCGTAACGAGACGATCGGGCACAGCCTCGACGAATTGTCGGAAGACCTGCGTCCCTTTCGGATTGCCTCGCCTGGGTTACTTGACCATGCCTACTTCCAGATTGCCAACTTAGACGAAAATCAATTGCTCGACCTTTACACCGATGCCCTCTTTTTCAAAACAGTTGTCCCTCAAACCGAAGCGTCCAGCGCCGCATCGCCCCCTCGCGACGAAGAACGTTGGCTTAGTTGGTCTCCACCGGTAAGTCAGCTACCCACCAGCGATGTCGCCAGCACCACTTCCTCGGCAGTGGCAACGACGATTGCCCAGTTTGATAATGGAATTGATTTCGTCGTCGAACGTAAAATGGGGCAAGGAAAAGTTGTTTTCTTCAGTTCCGGAGTCAGCAGCAATTGGTCTACCCTGCCCAGCACCAATGCCGTGTTGATCTTCGATCGCGTTCTCCGCAATCAACTTGCCTCTACGTTTCAACGAATCAACTTCACTGTCGGCGAAACGGCCCTGCTGCCGCTCCCTGCCGGAGCAGGCGATGCCAACGTGCAAGTAGAGTCACCTGGTAGCGGTGTGGTGAGCTCGGTTCCCCCTCGCTTTCTTAATGACACCACTCGGGGCGTCTTGCTCGATAACCTCAACACGGCTGGCCTCTACTGGCTGTCCGATCGAGCGATGGCAGATCCGCTATCCCCTTCAAGCGAGACTTCCTCACGCTATCGCATTCCCATCAGTGCGAAACCGGTAGCTTGGGAATCGGAATTGGTTCGCCTCGATCAACAAGCATTTGAAGCCCTGGGCCTGCCCGGTCAATTTCGCTGGCAAGCGTCGACCGCGTCGCTTACGAACGCGGGGCTACACTTATCAGGCCACTCGTGGTGGCAATGGCTGATCTGCCTGGTGATTGTCTTACTGCTGGCCGAAATGACCATCGCCGCTACCCCGTCGTGGTTATCCTGGCTAGTACGGCGTAAGGCAAATGGCGAGGCCTCGGCCTCTTAA
- a CDS encoding RNA polymerase sigma factor, with translation MALSPSATKTATDAHERASRSSSGFVHYQRQHAAEEDALLIHALQSNDREALGAFVQRQQGFVFGYLRSRLADPTDADDLCQEVFLRCLAGKVRFRGDVPVRPWLLGVARNVLREHIRRNRRRKEVEWTELCLELDTLSAEDHSNYREVHDWLNACINTLGQSAHDALKMHYYARLKMAQIAEKMRRSEGAVKLLVFRARQALKECVTRKSRISPDE, from the coding sequence ATGGCATTATCCCCTTCCGCGACAAAAACGGCGACGGACGCTCACGAGAGGGCCTCGCGGTCGAGTTCCGGCTTTGTCCACTATCAGCGGCAGCATGCTGCGGAAGAGGATGCCCTGTTGATTCACGCTTTGCAATCAAACGATCGCGAAGCCTTGGGGGCATTTGTGCAGCGGCAACAAGGCTTCGTCTTTGGCTATCTGCGATCTCGCCTGGCCGACCCGACGGATGCCGACGACCTTTGCCAAGAGGTCTTTCTCCGTTGCTTGGCTGGAAAAGTTCGCTTTCGCGGAGATGTCCCCGTTCGGCCTTGGTTGTTGGGTGTAGCCCGTAATGTGCTGCGCGAGCACATTCGCCGCAACCGTCGTCGCAAAGAAGTCGAGTGGACCGAGTTGTGCCTGGAACTCGATACTCTTTCGGCGGAGGACCACTCGAACTACCGTGAGGTGCATGATTGGCTCAATGCGTGTATCAACACCTTAGGCCAATCAGCCCACGACGCGCTCAAGATGCACTACTACGCCCGATTGAAGATGGCCCAAATCGCAGAGAAAATGCGACGTAGTGAAGGGGCAGTGAAATTGCTCGTCTTCCGCGCTCGTCAGGCCCTCAAAGAGTGCGTCACCCGAAAGTCGCGGATCTCTCCGGATGAATGA